The genomic segment TGGCAACAGGCAAGCGAGAACACAGATGTATCGGATGAAATGGATGGAAGATATCTAACCTTTTGGTCAGAAAATCAACTGTTTGGTATACCAATAGCAGAAGTAATACAAATTGTGGGTATACAAAAAATTACTCCCGTTCCGCAGTTCCCTGCATATGCAAAGGGGATTATTAATTTGCGCGGAAATATTATTCCCGTTATTGATATTCGGCTGCGGTTTCATAAACCCGAACAAGAGTATAACGAACGTACTTGTATTGTTATAACCGCTATTCAAAACAAGTATGCAGGTTTTATTGTGGATGCCGTGGATTCAGTTATTAAAATAGGGGAAGAAAATATATCACCTCCGCCAGATATTTCGTCGGATTTAATAAATGGCTATTTAATGGGAGTTGCAAAGGCAGAAAATAAAGTAATACTGCTTTTAAACAACGGTAAAGTAATATACCAAGACACAGGTAAAACTTTATCAAAAATATGATGGGAGAGTGTAAAATGTTAAAAAACTTGAAAATAGGCAAGCGGCTGATGCTTGTTTTTATTACCATGGCAATTGTATCAAGCATGGCAGGTTTGGTAGGGATGGTATTGCTGAACAGAATGGATTCAGAATATAAAAATACCCTTACATTCAATGGATTTTCTCAAGGCGATATTGGCGCATTTAATACATATTTGAACCGGGGCGGCGGGGTTGTCCGTGATATTATCTTTTCAAAAGAAAATGCCGAACTTGACAAAAGCATTAAAGAACTTGATTCAATCAAAGCAAAAACAGCAGAATTGCTGGAGATTATGAGACAGTTCTGCACAACGCCAGATGAGCTTGCTCTGATTGCGAAAATAGATAAAAGCCTGCCTCTGTACAATGAAAAGTGCGGAAAAGTAGTACAGCTCGGGCTTGTAAATAAAGATGACGAAGCACTGAAGGCGCTGAAAACAGAGGCTTTACCGTATTTAAACGATTGTGTGGATGCAGCAGACACGCTGCGTGAATTAAAAGCAAGTTCGGGCGATAAGGTTGCGGCAGATTTGTCTCGACAATCCAAAGCTGCATTAGTAATCATTGTAGCAGTGATTGGAGCATCGTTTTTACTCTCGATTGTACTTGCGCTTTATTTATCCCGTTCCATCTCAAAACCCATTAAGGCTTGTGCAGACAGGCTTGTACTGCTTTCAGAGGGCGACTTCCATACTGTTGTAGCGGAGGCTAAAACCAAAGACGAAACCGGTGTTATGCTTAATTCGCTGCAAAAATTTGTTACCAGTCTCAACGATGCCATTGCGGATGTATCGTACCATTTGGGCGAGATTGCACAGGGCAACTTAACTACCAAGGTTACAAGAGAGTATAAAGGCGATTTGATTCCGCTGGAAAATTCCATCAACGAAATTGTTGTTTCGCTCAACGATGCAATGAGCCAGATTAATCAGGCATCCGACCAAGTGGCAAGCGGCTCAGAACAGGTGTCTGGCGGCGCTCAAGCATTGTCGCAGGGTGCTACCGAGCAGGCAAGTTCTATTGAGGAGCTTTCTGCAACCATCAATGAAATTTCGGCTCAAATCAAGCAAAATGCCGGTAATGCAGCAAATGCAAATAAGATTTCAACAGAGTCATCCAAAGAGGTTGAGAGCGGCAATGAGCAAATGCAGCAGATGATCAAGGCGATGCAGGAGATTACCGATACATCCAATCAAATCAGTAAGATTATCAAAACAATTGACGATATTGCATTTCAAACCAATATTCTTGCGCTGAATGCGGCTGTTGAGGCAGCCAGAGCCGGTGCTGCGGGCAAAGGCTTTGCTGTTGTAGCAGACGAGGTTCGTAACCTTGCAGGAAAAAGTGCTGAAGCTGCTAAAAACACCACAACTCTTATAGAAAGTTCTATCCAAGCGGTTGAAAACGGCAGAAAAATTGCCGATCGCACAGCAAAATCGTTGAATAGTATTGTAGTAAGCACAAAGCAAACAACAGATTTGGTTAGCGAGATTACGAAAGCTACCAACGAACAATCTGTTGCGGTTAACCAAGTAACACAAGGCATCGAGCAGATTTCGAATGTTGTACAAACAAACTCTGCTACGGCAGAAGAAAGTGCAGCGGCAAGTGAAGAACTCAGCGGACAGGCTCAGATGTTAAAACAGCTGGTGGGTAAATTTAAACTGCAAGATGTTGCAGAAGATGACACCGATGAAGAATCTGAGTTGCCTTCGGATGATTTCGATACAGATTTTGGTCTTGATACAAATGCCAATTTGATACTAAGCAAATATTAAAATACAACATGAACAGCCAAATTCGAACAACACGAGTTTGGCTGTTTTATTTTGTGTATCATAACTGTAAACTTGACAAACCCTTTGGCATATATTAATATTAAAAGAATCTCTTTGCACTGCATACAAATCTACAGTACAAACTGAGCAGGCGATGAACCGATAAGGTTCGTGGGGCTGGGCCGGCAACGGCAGCAGATTGAATTTGATTTCACATCTGTGGGACAGTGATATGTTCCATGGGTGTATTTTTTTATACATTTTGGAACATAGGCTGAAAGGGAAATCCCCGAAGAAAATATGATGGAGTGGCATAGAGCTATCTTTAATCCGCTGAAAAGCGCAACGGAGGTAACTTACTATGACAGAACAAAAAACAGTTCCAAATGGTTTGACGAGTGAGCAAGCAAAAAAACTACAGGAGAAGTATGGTAAAAACGAGCTGACGCAAGAAAAAA from the Hydrogenoanaerobacterium saccharovorans genome contains:
- a CDS encoding chemotaxis protein CheW: MDEKQNAMSNTANWQQASENTDVSDEMDGRYLTFWSENQLFGIPIAEVIQIVGIQKITPVPQFPAYAKGIINLRGNIIPVIDIRLRFHKPEQEYNERTCIVITAIQNKYAGFIVDAVDSVIKIGEENISPPPDISSDLINGYLMGVAKAENKVILLLNNGKVIYQDTGKTLSKI
- a CDS encoding methyl-accepting chemotaxis protein, with protein sequence MLKNLKIGKRLMLVFITMAIVSSMAGLVGMVLLNRMDSEYKNTLTFNGFSQGDIGAFNTYLNRGGGVVRDIIFSKENAELDKSIKELDSIKAKTAELLEIMRQFCTTPDELALIAKIDKSLPLYNEKCGKVVQLGLVNKDDEALKALKTEALPYLNDCVDAADTLRELKASSGDKVAADLSRQSKAALVIIVAVIGASFLLSIVLALYLSRSISKPIKACADRLVLLSEGDFHTVVAEAKTKDETGVMLNSLQKFVTSLNDAIADVSYHLGEIAQGNLTTKVTREYKGDLIPLENSINEIVVSLNDAMSQINQASDQVASGSEQVSGGAQALSQGATEQASSIEELSATINEISAQIKQNAGNAANANKISTESSKEVESGNEQMQQMIKAMQEITDTSNQISKIIKTIDDIAFQTNILALNAAVEAARAGAAGKGFAVVADEVRNLAGKSAEAAKNTTTLIESSIQAVENGRKIADRTAKSLNSIVVSTKQTTDLVSEITKATNEQSVAVNQVTQGIEQISNVVQTNSATAEESAAASEELSGQAQMLKQLVGKFKLQDVAEDDTDEESELPSDDFDTDFGLDTNANLILSKY